From the genome of Bacteroidota bacterium:
TTGTCAATATTCTTGATGAAAATTATATCGGCATGGATACTATTCAGGTTTTCGATCAGCGCTCCGTGGCCTCCCGGACGGAAAACGATCTCCCCATTACGGTCCCTGAAAGGCTGATTGTTTAGGTCGACTGCCAGTGTGTCGGTGGATTCCTTTTGAGTGCTGAATTCGATATGGTATTCTACTCCAAATTGTTTCTCATACCTGAGCTTTACCCTGTCGGCTGTTTCCCGGAAAGCATCCATATGTTCCGGAGAAACAGTAAAATGAATGTATACCTTATTATTATCATTACGGGCGTAAAACGCTCCCTCAACCATGTGTTCCTCCAAAGCCATGCGATTACCATCGGAATAACGGTGAAACCTGAGAAGACCCTTCGGCAGACTGCCATAGTTCATTCCATGTTCAAAAAGGATGTGGTGCAGGATGGTTTTGTAATCTTTTTTCCGAATGAGATCTTCAACGCTTAGTTTGTTTTCCTCCAGGATGGCAGATAAATGCTCGTGAAAAGCAAATTGTCTGAGATTGCTCAGGAAATGGAAGGCTGAATTGAAGGATTGGTCACTTTCCAGCTTTCTGAGCATATTTTCTTCACTTTCCGATTCCAGGAGTTCGTAAAGATGTTTGAACATTCGTGTGGCTGCGCCGGAGGCAGGTACAAATTTAACCAGTTTCTTGCCATTTACGTGATTCTCAAAAAGACGGATGTATTTATCTGTCTCTTCTTCTTCGTAAACTTTAATACCATGACCGGGTATCGCGGGCGCATAAAGGGTAATAAAGGGGAAACCATGATTAAACTGCCTTATTTGCTTTTCAATCTGCTGCTTGCTGATGCCTTTCTTTTCAAATAACGCCAGATCCTGTGCTGAAAAATCCATGCTGCTGATTTATTTTTGACAAAAATAGAAATTCTGTGAATCTGCATTATCCAAAAGTTTATTAAAATAACATTAAAAATATTTCCGCGGTTTTGGAAATTTGCTAATTTTGCAATCCGTTTTGCCCAGGTGGCGGAAATGGTAGACGCGCATGGTTGAGGGCCATGTTTCCGATCGGAAGTGCAAGTTCGATTCTTGTCCTGGGCACCAGATAGATTGTCAATTCTGTATTCTGTATT
Proteins encoded in this window:
- a CDS encoding DUF4301 family protein, with product MDFSAQDLALFEKKGISKQQIEKQIRQFNHGFPFITLYAPAIPGHGIKVYEEEETDKYIRLFENHVNGKKLVKFVPASGAATRMFKHLYELLESESEENMLRKLESDQSFNSAFHFLSNLRQFAFHEHLSAILEENKLSVEDLIRKKDYKTILHHILFEHGMNYGSLPKGLLRFHRYSDGNRMALEEHMVEGAFYARNDNNKVYIHFTVSPEHMDAFRETADRVKLRYEKQFGVEYHIEFSTQKESTDTLAVDLNNQPFRDRNGEIVFRPGGHGALIENLNSIHADIIFIKNIDNIVPDRLKQETYRYKKLLAGILLEIQEKVFDHLRRIDKGQFNEHDIEDIKAFMENELMIHFPEDFNDLDIGKQFTYIESKLNRPIRVCGMVKNEGEPGGGPFWVINDKGEKTLQIVEASQIDSANPLQMDVLRASTHFNPVDLVCATNNFEGKHFNLKNYIDPNTGFISYKSKDGKELKALELPGLWNGAMADWNTIFVEVPIITFNPVKTINDLLREQHV